Proteins found in one Pyrus communis chromosome 15, drPyrComm1.1, whole genome shotgun sequence genomic segment:
- the LOC137717655 gene encoding ras-related protein RABD1-like, producing MSNEYDYLFKLLLIGDSSVGKSCLLLRFADDSYVDSYISTIGVDFKIRTVELDGKTVKLQIWDTAGQERFRTITSSYYRGAHGIIIVYDVTEMESFNNVKQWLNEIDRYASDSVCKLLVGNKCDLVENKVVDTQTAKAFADELGIPFLETSAKDSINVEQAFLTMSAEIKKKMGSQPTGNKSSGTVEMRSQPIQQNSNCCG from the exons ATGAGCAACGAATA cGATTATTTGTTCAAGCTTCTGCTAATTGGGGACTCGTCCGTTGGAAAATCTTGCTTGCTTCTCAGATTCGCT gATGATTCCTATGTTGACAGCTACATAAGCACCATTGGAGTTGATTTT AAAATCAGAACAGTGGAGCTGGATGGCAAGACGGTCAAGCTGCAGATT TGGGATACTGCTGGACAGGAGCGATTCCGGACTATAACAAGCAGTTACTACCGAGGAGCACATGGGATAATT ATTGTGTATGATGTTACTGAGATGGAGAGCTTCAATAACGTGAAGCAGTGGCTGAATGAGATTGACAGATATGCAAGTGACAGTGTGTGCAAGCTTCTAGTTGGTAATAAATGTGATTTAGTTGAGAACAAGGTTGTCGATACACAAACTGCCAAG GCTTTTGCTGATGAGCTTGGGATTCCTTTCCTCGAGACAAGTGCTAAAGACTCGATCAATGTTGAGCAGGCTTTCTTAACCATGTCTGCCGAgataaagaaaaa AATGGGAAGCCAACCAACTGGTAACAAGTCGAGCGGAACTGTTGAAATGAGGAGCCAGCCAATTCAGCAGAACAGCAATTGTTGCGGTTAG